One segment of Ignavibacteria bacterium DNA contains the following:
- a CDS encoding exo-alpha-sialidase, producing MLNNKNILTALSIIFIFSGSVFGQFNIYKLFPSNFNQIEPLIVRHPSNPQILLASSFTINSNASIRNEGVYVSTNAGVSWFGSDIVNDGFSQFHNGDPGPVIDKDGVFILMHWQTFTGQTNRIYSNSSTNLGANWSAPYACFSPNDNQDKSDITTDDYPSSPYYGRTYVSSAILLSPVYIASNYTTNNGATWNSPFVRVNQSYPGRNAFGPSIVVGPQGQVYITWAGRQNVSPFNEKNIGFAVSTNGGDSWSVNESIYECNGINTSSLSPWGIRVNSYPSLDIDRSSGPRNGWLFNITCEKNFAPAGSDADVVMRCSSDGGATWSAGIRVNQDPINNGKVQLFPALTIDDDGGLNVVYYDTRNTPTGDSLQVYISRSQDGGNTWKDYLVTEQKYYPGPVFGGGVGNQGDNIGIVASAGKLFPVWMAKYPGESTYQIWCANIDLSTIGVNQISSEIPNGYDLSQNYPNPFNPQTKIKYSIPKNSNVLIKLYNIQGKELTTLADGMHIAGTYEINFNINNFGTVLSSGIYFYKLIADDVLISRKMLITK from the coding sequence ATGCTGAACAATAAAAATATTCTGACAGCTTTATCTATCATTTTTATATTTTCCGGTTCTGTTTTTGGACAGTTCAATATTTATAAATTATTTCCTTCTAATTTCAATCAGATAGAGCCCTTAATCGTAAGACATCCTTCTAATCCTCAAATTCTTCTCGCAAGTTCTTTTACTATTAATTCTAATGCTTCTATCAGAAATGAAGGTGTTTACGTTTCAACTAATGCCGGTGTTTCTTGGTTCGGAAGTGATATTGTAAACGATGGCTTTTCTCAATTTCACAACGGCGACCCGGGTCCTGTGATTGATAAAGATGGTGTTTTTATTCTTATGCACTGGCAGACATTTACTGGACAAACAAACAGAATTTATTCCAATTCATCGACAAATTTAGGGGCTAACTGGTCAGCTCCATACGCTTGTTTTTCACCGAACGATAACCAGGATAAAAGTGATATAACAACCGACGACTATCCCTCGAGTCCTTACTATGGAAGAACTTACGTGTCGTCTGCAATTCTTTTATCACCAGTTTATATAGCATCAAATTACACTACAAATAACGGCGCTACTTGGAATAGTCCATTCGTTAGAGTAAATCAATCTTACCCCGGAAGAAATGCTTTTGGACCATCTATTGTTGTTGGACCGCAGGGACAAGTATACATTACATGGGCAGGCAGACAGAATGTTAGCCCATTTAATGAAAAGAATATTGGATTTGCTGTCTCAACAAATGGCGGAGATAGCTGGTCAGTTAATGAGAGTATTTATGAATGTAATGGTATTAATACATCTTCGCTTTCGCCATGGGGAATTAGAGTAAATAGTTATCCGTCACTTGATATTGATAGATCAAGCGGACCTCGTAACGGCTGGCTTTTTAATATTACTTGTGAAAAAAATTTTGCTCCTGCAGGTTCCGATGCAGATGTTGTTATGAGGTGTTCGTCCGATGGAGGGGCTACCTGGTCTGCCGGTATCAGAGTCAATCAGGATCCTATCAACAACGGCAAAGTACAACTGTTTCCGGCTTTAACGATTGATGATGATGGCGGTTTAAACGTTGTGTACTACGATACAAGAAATACTCCTACTGGAGATTCTCTTCAGGTTTATATATCTCGTTCACAGGATGGAGGTAATACATGGAAAGATTATCTTGTGACTGAACAAAAATATTACCCCGGACCTGTCTTCGGCGGGGGAGTGGGTAATCAGGGTGATAACATCGGTATTGTTGCTTCAGCAGGTAAACTTTTTCCCGTCTGGATGGCTAAATATCCGGGTGAAAGTACTTATCAAATCTGGTGTGCTAATATTGACTTATCAACTATTGGAGTAAATCAAATCAGTTCTGAAATTCCAAATGGTTATGATCTTTCTCAGAACTATCCGAATCCTTTTAATCCTCAAACAAAAATTAAATATAGTATTCCAAAAAATTCTAATGTATTAATTAAGCTGTATAATATTCAAGGAAAAGAATTGACAACTCTTGCAGATGGTATGCACATAGCGGGTACCTATGAAATTAATTTTAACATAAACAATTTCGGAACGGTTTTGTCAAGCGGTATATATTTCTATAAACTTATTGCTGATGATGTATTAATCAGCCGTAAAATGCTCATAACAAAATAA